Sequence from the Pedobacter sp. D749 genome:
TTATACCCGAAGATCTTATTTTGGAAGGGTGGAGAGAAACTTCAGTATTTCATTTCCTATCTGCTGTGCATGGGTTTCTAACGCAAAGTGGCCGGTATCATAAAATTTTACTATTGCGTTTGGAATATCTTTTTTATAGGCCTCAGCTCCGGCTGGAAGAAAAAATGGATCTTTATTTCCCCACACAGCAAGCAATTTTGGTTTATTGGTTCTAAAATACTTTTGAAACGATGGATACAGATCAACATTTGTTTTATAGTCTTTCAACAGGTCAAGCTGAATTTCTGCAGATTCTGGTCTATCTAGAAAATACTGATCCAAAATGTAAGCTTCGGGAGCTATAAGCGATGAATCGGTAACACCAGTAAAATATTGGAATTTCGTTCCCTCCTTGCTATAAAAAGACCTTAGTGCATCTCTATTTTCCTGGGTGTCATTTTTCCAATATTTCTGAATTGGATTCCACCCCGTACTCAATCCTTCTACATAGGCATTACCATTCTGCGAAATAATCCCCGTAATTTTCTCTGGATTTGCAAGTGCCAGACGAAATCCGGTTGGTGCACCATAATCGAATACATAAATTGCAAACCTTTTTAAACCTAATTCATCAATAAAACCCTGCATTGTTTTGGCCAGATTTTCAAAAGTATAGTTATAAGTTGTACGGTCTGGCAGATCAGTATTTCCAAATCCAGGAAGATCAGGGGCTATAACGTGATATTTTTTGTTTAACACCGGTATCAGATTGCGGAACATATGTGACGATGTTGGGTAACCATGCAATAATAATATTGTGGGTGCTCCTGCCGGGCCTGACTCTCTATAAGCTACGCAAAGTCCGTTTACATTTACTTTGCGGTGATGAACAAGCCCAACTTCTAAAGCAGGACTTGTTTTAACTGTGTTTGATTGTGCCATAATTTCTGTTCTTCCTAATAAGCCAGTTAAGATGATCGTGAAGGCTATTTTTAGTTTTTTCATTTTTCCTTTTTTTTATTCAAAAGTAAACCTGATATTTAATCTTTCAAAATGATTTATAAAGATACTATGTATCTCAATTTAAGATTTATGAACACGAATGACCTTAATTTATTTGAAGCCGTTGCGCATTATGGCAGTTTTACAAAGGCTGCTGAAGCCATGTTTACAGTTCAATCAAATGTAACTACCCGTATAAAAAATTTGGAAGAGGAGTTTGGCGCACTACTTTTTACCAGAAACAACCGCAAGGTCGAATTAACTCCGGAAGGCGAAAAACTTATTAGGTATACCAAGCAAATCAACCATATTTTGGATGAGGCAAAAAGGTCGATTGGTAAAAGTGACATCGTAAAGGGCCAGATTAAAATTGGATTTTTGGAAACGATGATGACCCTGAAAGGGCCTGAACTTGTTAATGAACTTGCCTCTAAATTCCCTTTTGTTGACCTGGATTTTAGATCCGCGATGAGAGCCAGCTTAATTAGTGATGTGTTGAATTATAAACTAGATGCTGCATTTATCCCTGCTCCACTTGACATTCCTGAGCTTGAACAAATTAAAATAAAGGACGAACAGGTTGTAATTGTTGCTCCGGCAGATTGTGAAAACCTGGATGTTTTACTTAAAAAAAATCCGCTTAAAACAATAGTTTTCGATCAGGGCTGCGTCTTTAGAGCTAAACTTGACTCTTGGCTTGTAAGTAAAGGTATTGCCGAATATCATAAAACAGTAATGAATTCCATTGAAGGCGTTGTAAATTTCATTGAATCCGGTATTGGATTTAGTGTTCTGCCAGAAGAAATCATAAGTACGTTTTATGGTAATAGAAATATAAAAACATTCCCTCTGCCAAAGGAGTTGGGTCTTATGACAACGATTTTGGTCTACAGAAAAGATGTTCCACTTTCCCCTGCTTTAAAAGCCTTTATCAGCATCAGTAGCGGAACAAAAAGTAACAATATCGACAAATAAAGATTTCACATTCAAGTCTCAAACTGTTTCAAATAAAATACTTGATCTTATGGAAGCAGCGGAAAAACTTAAGCAACATTTTTTGGCAAACACAACAATTACCCTCTGCTATGGTAAGCAGAAAGCATTTTCATAGCCAATTGGTTTATTTAATAGTAATGGGCAACGATGCAGAAGGTAAGCCATCGGCTGTTGCTGTTATTGTAACGGTACCCGGTTTATTTTTAGCGCCAATAATTGCCAGAGCCAAACCATTGAATGCTTTATGATGATCGGCTTTGAATGATTCGTGGCTGGTTTGGCTTCCATTATCAACACCCGCAAGGAAGCTGTCGGCTCCTGACAGTTTGAATTTGACATCATTATCTGCATTCGGCACCATTATGCCATTTTTATCTACAATTTTAACGGTAATAAAAGAAAGATCATGATCGTTTGAACGTATGGTGCTCCTGTCGGCACTTAATTCTATCCTGGCTGGCGCACCTGCAGTTTTAACCTCGGTAGTTTTCACCACTTTGCCATTTTTGCGCGATACGGCCTTTAAGGTTCCCGGCGCATAGTTTACTTTCCAGGCAATGTGCAGACTGTCTCCCTGTTTCGATTTTGTACCTAATGATTTGCCGTTTAAAAACAGTTCAACCTCATCAGCATTACTGTAATAGGCCCAAACATCAACAACTTTACCAGCTTCCCAGTTCCAGTGCGGTAATATGTGGAGCACTGTTTTATTGGTCCATTCGCCCTGATATAAATAATAAACGTCCTTAGGAAAGCCAGCCAGATCTACTATCCCGAAGTATGAACTGCGGGACGGCCACTGGTAAGGCCATGGTTCGCCTATATAATCAAACCCGGTCCATACGAACTGACCTGATAGAAAAGCATGTTTTTTATATATTTTCAAGGTTTCCTCATGGGTATGACCCCAGGGTGCCGAAATATTATCATAAGCATTAACGGTATGATCAGCATTCATTTTCCAGCTTACCCTTTTGCCATTCACTACCCCGCCTCCCGGCCACCGTTTAATGGTATCGGGCGAAGTATTGTAAACACCACGGCTTTCCAGCGCCGAAGCAGTTTCCGTACCAATGAATTTTTTACCGGGGTAATCCTTCTGAAAATTGGCCAGTTTATCGTTATGGTAATTGTAACCTAAGAGGTCAACAGCGCCCGATTCGACAATTTTATTGCCCGGGCCGGGTTCGTTATTGCCTGTAGTGATTGGCCTTGTGGTATCCAGTTGATGAATGATACCGGCAAGCTCGCGGGCTATACGTGTCGCGCTGGTATCTCTTTGCTCGGGTATTTCATTTCCAATACTCCATATGATCACCGAAGGGTGGTTCCTGTCGCGCAATATCTGATCTGTCAGGTCGCGCTTGTGCCATTCCTTAAAGAAAAGATGAGCGTCAAACTGAGGCCTCTTATGAACCTGCCATACGTCAAATGCTTCGTCCATAATAATAAGGCCCATGCGGTCTGCAAGGTCTAAAAACTGTGGTGCGGGTGGGTTGTGTGAAGTGCGTATCGCATTTACGCCCATTTCCTTTAATATTTTAAACTGCCTCTCCAGCGCGTGCACATTAAATGCTGTGCCCAGCGCGCCCAGGTCATGGTGTTGGCAAACGCCGTTTATTTTCATGTAAACACCGTTAAGGCTGAAGCCTTTATCGGCATCAAAATTGAAATAACGGATACCCAGCGGTGTTTCATACTGATCAACAACAACATTATCCACCAATATTTTGGTTTGTACTTTATACAGGAATGGTTTGTTAACCGACCATAATACCGGTTTATTAACACCGAAATTTTGGCTTATGGTAGTAACCGTATCCTTTAAACTAAGGCCAGTAAGGGTTTTGCTTGCTACTACTTTGCCGTTGGCATATATGCTGCTGACAACAGTGGCAAGTTGAGTATTGCCTGCCGCGTTTTTTATGCTAACGCTCAGGTTAACATCGGCATGACTGGTGCTTACCTTTGGTGTGGTTACAAAAGTACCCCAATGGTTAATGGCAATTTTGTTGGTGCTTATCAGCCAAACATTGCGGTAAATGCCCGAACCAGAATACCAGCGGGAATTTGGTTGTAAAGAATTATCAGCCTTTACAGCTATCACATTTTTACCGCCATAATTTAAATAGGGCGTAAGTTCATATCTGAAACTGATATAACCGTTTGGTCTGTAACCTAAATGATGACCGTTTATCCATACATCGCTTTTTTGATAAACACCGTCAAAAGCAATATAGATCAATTTGCCTTTATCCGTTTGCGGGATGGTAAAGGTTTTACGGTACCAGCCTATACCGCCTGGCAAAGCGCCACCTTCCACAGTGGCCGGGTTTTCTTTTTTAAATTCGCCTTCTATGCTCCAGTCATGAGGTAAATTTAATTTTCGCCAGCTGGCATCATTAAAATCAACGTTTTGGCCGTTGGGTATGTCGCCCAGGTTAAACATCCAATTTTGGTCAAAATCCAAAACCGACCGCCCGCTTTGCGCATGCACAGCAGCTGATAAACTGATAAGGATAAACAAGTAAAATAATTTTTTCATTTTGGTTAGAAATAATTATTAAATGTATCTATAACGTTTATTTATAGCAAGTGATTTAACGTAAATTATATGTTATATTGGATATTCCGGCTCTTCAGCAGATGTGGTTCGCATATATGATATTTATAAAAATGGATTTAACTTTTCGCATAACAATTAATTATCGCATTGTCCTAATTTATGTTCTATCGATAAACAAAGAAGTTGGATATTTTAAAGGTGAAAAATGACTTCTGAAGTAATGGCGAAACATGTTTTCAGTCATCACTTTATTTGTCTATTTAATTCTTCTCGAAATGGAAAATAGCTCCGTTGATTTGCTTCTGCCTTTTAAAACGTTATCCCCAACTGATGTTATGATGTAATTG
This genomic interval carries:
- the galB gene encoding beta-galactosidase GalB, with amino-acid sequence MKKLFYLFILISLSAAVHAQSGRSVLDFDQNWMFNLGDIPNGQNVDFNDASWRKLNLPHDWSIEGEFKKENPATVEGGALPGGIGWYRKTFTIPQTDKGKLIYIAFDGVYQKSDVWINGHHLGYRPNGYISFRYELTPYLNYGGKNVIAVKADNSLQPNSRWYSGSGIYRNVWLISTNKIAINHWGTFVTTPKVSTSHADVNLSVSIKNAAGNTQLATVVSSIYANGKVVASKTLTGLSLKDTVTTISQNFGVNKPVLWSVNKPFLYKVQTKILVDNVVVDQYETPLGIRYFNFDADKGFSLNGVYMKINGVCQHHDLGALGTAFNVHALERQFKILKEMGVNAIRTSHNPPAPQFLDLADRMGLIIMDEAFDVWQVHKRPQFDAHLFFKEWHKRDLTDQILRDRNHPSVIIWSIGNEIPEQRDTSATRIARELAGIIHQLDTTRPITTGNNEPGPGNKIVESGAVDLLGYNYHNDKLANFQKDYPGKKFIGTETASALESRGVYNTSPDTIKRWPGGGVVNGKRVSWKMNADHTVNAYDNISAPWGHTHEETLKIYKKHAFLSGQFVWTGFDYIGEPWPYQWPSRSSYFGIVDLAGFPKDVYYLYQGEWTNKTVLHILPHWNWEAGKVVDVWAYYSNADEVELFLNGKSLGTKSKQGDSLHIAWKVNYAPGTLKAVSRKNGKVVKTTEVKTAGAPARIELSADRSTIRSNDHDLSFITVKIVDKNGIMVPNADNDVKFKLSGADSFLAGVDNGSQTSHESFKADHHKAFNGLALAIIGAKNKPGTVTITATADGLPSASLPITIK
- a CDS encoding LysR family transcriptional regulator; the encoded protein is MIYKDTMYLNLRFMNTNDLNLFEAVAHYGSFTKAAEAMFTVQSNVTTRIKNLEEEFGALLFTRNNRKVELTPEGEKLIRYTKQINHILDEAKRSIGKSDIVKGQIKIGFLETMMTLKGPELVNELASKFPFVDLDFRSAMRASLISDVLNYKLDAAFIPAPLDIPELEQIKIKDEQVVIVAPADCENLDVLLKKNPLKTIVFDQGCVFRAKLDSWLVSKGIAEYHKTVMNSIEGVVNFIESGIGFSVLPEEIISTFYGNRNIKTFPLPKELGLMTTILVYRKDVPLSPALKAFISISSGTKSNNIDK
- a CDS encoding alpha/beta fold hydrolase codes for the protein MKKLKIAFTIILTGLLGRTEIMAQSNTVKTSPALEVGLVHHRKVNVNGLCVAYRESGPAGAPTILLLHGYPTSSHMFRNLIPVLNKKYHVIAPDLPGFGNTDLPDRTTYNYTFENLAKTMQGFIDELGLKRFAIYVFDYGAPTGFRLALANPEKITGIISQNGNAYVEGLSTGWNPIQKYWKNDTQENRDALRSFYSKEGTKFQYFTGVTDSSLIAPEAYILDQYFLDRPESAEIQLDLLKDYKTNVDLYPSFQKYFRTNKPKLLAVWGNKDPFFLPAGAEAYKKDIPNAIVKFYDTGHFALETHAQQIGNEILKFLSTLPK